One Dictyoglomus turgidum DSM 6724 DNA window includes the following coding sequences:
- a CDS encoding replication-associated recombination protein A, which yields MDKQERLFKEDNSYEPLSFRMRPRTLEEFLGAEDIIGEKSFLRKAINKGYLPSLIIYGPPGSGKTTLSVLLAKAINAEFIELNAAIVGVQELKEALQKAKRNLELYNKRTVLFLDEIHHFNKLQQDVLLPFVERGIMILIGATTENPFFSLNTTLLSRCRLVELKPLSKENIERIIKRALEDKERGLGERDLEINEDAMEEIVRFANGDARIALNTLELASFMVAPSENGKLIITRNIVKEVIGKRIFRYDQRGDEHYHTISAFIKSIRGSDPDAALYYLAKMLLSGEDPRFIARRLIIHAAEDIGMADPFALVIAQSAYYAVDVVGMPEARIPLAEATVYLATAPKSNSIIIGIDKAMRYIEEHGISVIPEHLRGNSPKYIYPHDYPDHFVKQKYLPEDIGEIFYSPSDQGKEKMIRERLENLWKERYKK from the coding sequence ATGGATAAGCAGGAAAGATTATTTAAAGAGGATAATAGTTATGAACCCCTCTCTTTTAGGATGAGACCAAGAACTCTTGAGGAGTTCCTTGGGGCAGAGGATATTATTGGAGAAAAATCTTTTTTGAGGAAAGCTATTAATAAAGGGTATCTTCCATCTCTCATCATTTATGGCCCTCCTGGATCTGGAAAAACTACTTTATCAGTACTTTTGGCAAAGGCTATAAATGCTGAATTTATAGAACTTAATGCTGCTATTGTGGGGGTACAGGAGTTAAAGGAAGCTTTGCAGAAAGCAAAAAGAAATCTTGAACTTTATAATAAAAGAACAGTACTTTTCCTTGACGAAATACATCATTTTAATAAGCTTCAACAAGATGTGCTTCTTCCTTTTGTAGAAAGGGGAATAATGATTCTTATAGGGGCAACTACAGAAAATCCCTTTTTTAGCCTAAATACTACTTTACTATCAAGGTGTAGATTAGTAGAATTGAAGCCTCTTTCTAAGGAAAACATTGAGAGAATTATAAAGAGGGCTTTAGAAGATAAGGAGAGGGGACTTGGAGAGAGGGATTTAGAGATTAACGAGGATGCTATGGAAGAAATTGTTAGATTTGCAAATGGTGATGCGAGAATAGCTTTAAATACTTTAGAACTTGCTTCTTTTATGGTCGCTCCTTCTGAAAATGGAAAACTAATTATTACTCGGAACATAGTAAAGGAAGTTATTGGAAAAAGGATTTTTAGGTATGATCAAAGGGGAGATGAACATTATCATACTATTTCTGCCTTTATAAAAAGTATAAGAGGATCCGATCCTGATGCTGCTCTATATTATCTTGCAAAGATGCTCCTTTCAGGAGAAGATCCAAGATTTATAGCAAGAAGGTTAATTATACACGCAGCTGAAGATATAGGCATGGCTGATCCTTTTGCTCTTGTTATCGCTCAATCAGCTTATTATGCTGTGGATGTGGTAGGTATGCCTGAAGCAAGAATACCTCTTGCAGAGGCAACGGTATATTTAGCAACTGCCCCTAAGAGTAACAGTATCATTATAGGAATTGATAAGGCCATGAGATATATTGAAGAACATGGCATATCAGTAATTCCAGAACATTTAAGGGGCAATTCTCCTAAATATATTTATCCTCATGATTATCCAGATCATTTTGTAAAACAGAAGTATCTTCCAGAAGATATAGGGGAAATTTTTTATAGTCCTTCAGATCAAGGCAAGGAAAAAATGATAAGAGAAAGGTTAGAGAATTTATGGAAAGAAAGATACAAAAAGTAA